The window AGGAAGCATTATAGTTGATAATAGTGGGAATTTTCCAGGGTATGAGAGAGCATATGTGAATAATGATTATGTAGAGTCTGTAATTAGAGCCGGAGGAGTACCATATATAATACCGGTTACTGATGATGAAGAACTTATTAAGGAGTATACTCGGAATATTGATTGTTTAATACTATCAGGAGGACACGATGTAAATCCACTTTTATGGGAGGAGGAACCTATAAAAGAATTGGGAGAAACTTTTCCTAAAAGAGATCGATTTGAATTTCTTTTAATTGAAAATATGTTAGAAGAGGAAAAACCAATTTTAGGAATTTGTAGAGGAGAGCAAATTTTAAATGTATATTTTGGAGGAACTTTATATCAAGATTTATCTTTAAAAAAAGATAGTAATATTAGGCACAATCAAAAAGTAAAACCAAATTTAGAAACACACACAGTTGAAATAAATAAAGAATCATTATTATATGAGATATTAAAAAAAGATAAGATTTTAGTAAATAGTTTTCATCATATGGCAATAAAAGATGTAGCAGTTGGAATGAAAATCACAGCTCTTTCTAAGGATGGAGTTATTGAAGGTATTGAAATGAGAGAAAAAAATATACTAGCAATTCAATGGCATCCTGAAATGTTGAGTAAAACAAATGGATTGATGCAGCGATTGTTTAATTATTTTATTAGTATTTCTAATAAGGAGTAATTATGAAAAGTAAACTTGGATTTTGGAGTATTGTTTTATTAGGAATAAATTCAATAATCGGATCAGGAATATTTTTAC is drawn from Cetobacterium somerae ATCC BAA-474 and contains these coding sequences:
- a CDS encoding gamma-glutamyl-gamma-aminobutyrate hydrolase family protein, encoding MKLKPIIGISGSIIVDNSGNFPGYERAYVNNDYVESVIRAGGVPYIIPVTDDEELIKEYTRNIDCLILSGGHDVNPLLWEEEPIKELGETFPKRDRFEFLLIENMLEEEKPILGICRGEQILNVYFGGTLYQDLSLKKDSNIRHNQKVKPNLETHTVEINKESLLYEILKKDKILVNSFHHMAIKDVAVGMKITALSKDGVIEGIEMREKNILAIQWHPEMLSKTNGLMQRLFNYFISISNKE